In the Peptoclostridium acidaminophilum DSM 3953 genome, one interval contains:
- a CDS encoding branched-chain amino acid transporter permease: MTLTPVQTLITIGMVTVGTMITRFLPFAVFKNANSSSSYISYLGQVLPYSAIGLLVVYCLKGVDLSGPTHGLPEAIAVIFIAALHYFKENALLSIGAGTVFYMVLVQAVFI, translated from the coding sequence ATGACTTTAACGCCTGTTCAGACCCTAATTACTATAGGTATGGTGACTGTAGGGACAATGATAACAAGGTTTTTGCCTTTTGCAGTATTCAAGAATGCAAATTCAAGCAGTTCATATATAAGCTATCTTGGGCAAGTCTTGCCGTATTCCGCAATAGGCCTGCTGGTTGTATATTGCCTCAAGGGAGTTGATCTTAGCGGCCCGACCCACGGGCTTCCGGAGGCGATAGCCGTTATTTTCATAGCGGCGCTTCATTATTTCAAGGAGAATGCGCTCTTGAGCATAGGCGCGGGCACTGTTTTCTACATGGTGCTTGTTCAAGCTGTTTTTATTTAA
- a CDS encoding deoxyribodipyrimidine photo-lyase, producing MISQERVKILNDKNVVDNPYVVYWMQSSQRAEYNHALEYAIHHANSLKKPLIVYFGITDFFPEANERHYYFMLEGLKEVKTELANRNIRMLIRRVSPEIGALEISSLAALMIVDRGYLRIERQWRDFLAQNAVCPVIQVETNVIVPVESASTKEEYSAATFRAKINKVLDSFISPLNETTVNLPSTDLEIPFVEFDVDDIESDAAQLEIDKAVRPVSFFKGGTSQAKKLLEDFISKKLPLYSKYRNEPGLDYSSEISPYLHFGQISPLYIFRRLVDINQEDKKDFLEELIVRRELSMNFIIYNEKYDSYEAIPSWARSTLENHAADDREYLYALAELEESKTHDLYWNAAQKEMVLTGKMHGYMRMYWGKKILEWSATPEDAFKKAIYLNNKYCLDGRDPNSFAGVAWCFGKHDRPWKEREIFGTVRYMNSKGLDRKFDMNKYLDKIAKLQ from the coding sequence GTGATTTCACAGGAAAGAGTTAAAATTCTTAATGACAAAAATGTGGTCGATAATCCTTATGTAGTATATTGGATGCAAAGCTCTCAAAGAGCTGAGTACAATCATGCCCTAGAGTATGCAATTCACCATGCAAACAGTCTGAAAAAACCTTTGATAGTCTATTTTGGAATCACAGATTTTTTTCCCGAGGCCAATGAAAGACATTATTACTTTATGCTGGAAGGCCTAAAGGAAGTGAAAACTGAACTGGCAAATAGAAATATAAGAATGCTTATAAGAAGAGTTTCGCCTGAAATAGGAGCTCTCGAAATCTCTTCTCTGGCTGCGTTAATGATCGTAGACAGGGGCTATTTAAGAATAGAGCGGCAATGGAGGGATTTTTTAGCCCAAAATGCCGTTTGCCCCGTAATACAGGTTGAAACCAACGTCATTGTACCAGTTGAGTCGGCTTCCACAAAGGAAGAATATTCAGCCGCCACGTTCAGGGCTAAAATAAACAAAGTACTGGACAGCTTCATATCACCATTAAATGAGACGACCGTCAATCTGCCCTCCACTGATTTGGAAATTCCCTTTGTTGAATTTGATGTGGACGATATTGAAAGTGATGCAGCGCAGTTGGAAATTGACAAAGCAGTTAGGCCTGTAAGCTTTTTCAAGGGCGGCACCAGCCAGGCAAAGAAATTGCTGGAAGATTTCATCTCAAAAAAGTTGCCACTCTATAGCAAATATAGAAATGAACCGGGACTGGATTATTCATCGGAAATAAGCCCTTATCTTCATTTTGGCCAGATATCCCCACTATACATTTTCAGACGATTAGTGGATATAAACCAGGAAGATAAAAAAGACTTTCTTGAAGAGCTTATTGTCAGAAGGGAATTAAGTATGAATTTCATTATTTATAATGAAAAATACGATTCCTACGAAGCAATACCATCCTGGGCCAGGTCAACTCTTGAAAACCATGCGGCGGATGATAGGGAGTATCTATATGCCCTTGCAGAATTGGAAGAATCCAAGACCCACGACTTGTATTGGAATGCCGCACAAAAGGAGATGGTGCTGACAGGAAAAATGCATGGGTATATGAGAATGTACTGGGGCAAGAAAATACTGGAATGGAGCGCAACTCCTGAGGATGCATTTAAAAAAGCTATATATCTCAACAACAAATACTGTCTTGATGGCCGGGATCCAAACAGTTTTGCTGGAGTAGCATGGTGCTTCGGAAAGCATGACAGGCCCTGGAAGGAGCGAGAAATATTTGGAACTGTAAGATATATGAATTCAAAAGGCTTGGATAGAAAATTCGATATGAATAAATATTTGGATAAAATCGCCAAATTACAATAA
- a CDS encoding FAD-binding oxidoreductase, with protein MESHKEKVRKIAEQLKERKSSAPLTLKKKSVSHEVPKPKDKKHSDEKLDVSDLDEIIHIDAEKRICIAEPGATFEKVVAATIRHGLAPVVVPELKTITIGGAVSGGSIESMSYRFGGFHDSCFEYEVVTAKGDVLICTPDNDNKLLFQMVHWAFGTLGIITLLKFRLIPVKPFVKVTYEKYETLEEYKNAIWEHYTKKDIDFMDGIIHSPKEYVLSAGDFVDKAPYTHSYDWVRIYFLSTARQKEDYLRTSDYFFRYNKGVTNVHPKSLVGRLLLGRFINSNSTLKLANTFRKVIPSTAIPITVDTFIPFSMMEEFMEWYEREIGHFPLWCVPYRVMRKYEWLSDEFISNVRDELFLDIALYGMRKKDADYYHRIIEKKLIELGAIKTLISTNLYSEEEFWRIWNKKNYDLVKSKTDPDNIFRGLYEKTCRASRGLGR; from the coding sequence ATGGAGTCCCATAAAGAAAAGGTAAGGAAGATAGCAGAGCAACTGAAGGAGCGCAAAAGCTCTGCGCCCTTGACTCTTAAGAAGAAGTCTGTTTCCCATGAAGTCCCAAAGCCTAAGGACAAGAAGCATTCGGACGAAAAGCTGGACGTCAGCGACCTTGACGAGATAATTCATATCGATGCGGAAAAACGCATCTGCATCGCAGAGCCCGGCGCTACCTTCGAGAAGGTTGTAGCTGCTACAATAAGGCACGGGCTTGCACCGGTTGTAGTGCCTGAGCTAAAGACTATAACAATCGGAGGTGCGGTTTCAGGAGGATCCATTGAATCCATGTCGTACAGGTTCGGTGGATTCCATGACAGCTGTTTCGAATATGAGGTGGTGACAGCAAAAGGGGATGTGCTGATTTGCACACCTGATAACGACAATAAGCTGTTGTTCCAGATGGTGCATTGGGCTTTCGGCACATTAGGAATAATCACACTTCTTAAATTCAGGCTAATACCAGTAAAGCCGTTTGTTAAGGTGACATACGAGAAATACGAGACTCTTGAAGAATACAAGAACGCCATATGGGAGCATTACACGAAAAAAGACATAGATTTTATGGATGGAATTATACATTCGCCCAAGGAATATGTCCTCAGTGCCGGCGATTTTGTCGACAAGGCTCCCTACACCCACAGCTATGACTGGGTGAGGATATATTTTCTCAGCACGGCAAGGCAGAAAGAGGATTACCTTAGGACGTCTGATTATTTCTTCAGGTACAACAAGGGCGTGACTAATGTGCATCCGAAATCCTTAGTCGGAAGGCTACTGCTGGGGAGGTTCATAAATTCCAACAGCACATTGAAGCTGGCCAATACCTTCAGAAAGGTCATACCATCAACGGCTATACCTATAACGGTCGATACTTTCATACCCTTTTCAATGATGGAAGAGTTCATGGAATGGTATGAGAGGGAAATAGGTCATTTCCCATTGTGGTGCGTACCTTACAGGGTGATGCGCAAATATGAATGGCTGTCTGATGAATTCATAAGCAATGTCAGGGACGAGCTGTTCCTTGATATCGCACTATACGGAATGCGAAAAAAAGATGCGGACTATTACCACAGGATAATAGAGAAAAAGCTCATAGAGCTAGGCGCTATAAAGACTCTCATATCTACCAATTTGTATTCAGAAGAGGAATTCTGGAGGATATGGAACAAAAAGAACTACGACTTGGTAAAGAGCAAAACAGATCCTGATAACATATTCAGAGGGCTTTACGAAAAGACCTGCAGGGCATCAAGGGGGTTGGGCAGGTAG
- a CDS encoding (2Fe-2S)-binding protein: MAGNKTICTVNNVDYSTIRKAMCSGARTQQELVDMVGVCTTCEGCKSELDKILLSVCGCKDVSLKAVVDAVKNGADTVDKVGEVTGAGTGEGCGRCKALIANVLELGR, translated from the coding sequence ATGGCTGGAAACAAAACTATTTGCACTGTAAATAATGTGGACTATTCTACAATAAGAAAGGCAATGTGTTCGGGAGCGAGAACACAGCAAGAGCTAGTTGATATGGTTGGAGTATGCACTACCTGTGAGGGATGCAAAAGCGAGCTGGATAAAATACTTTTATCTGTATGCGGCTGCAAGGACGTTTCGCTAAAGGCTGTGGTAGACGCTGTCAAGAATGGAGCCGATACTGTAGATAAGGTTGGCGAAGTTACAGGAGCAGGCACTGGCGAAGGCTGTGGGAGATGTAAGGCTCTGATTGCCAATGTACTTGAGCTTGGCAGATAA
- a CDS encoding MalY/PatB family protein: protein MNYNFDEIVERRGTNAMNTDGFREYIFHAPPTMKFPYADDEFIRMWVADMEFATPPAVVQAIKDRADKRIFGYTKVFDPEYYEAFSSWTQDRYAWTFPKEHLVTSNGIIPALFELIGHICKPDEKILILTPSYAYFKYAADFNSIETVCSTLLENDGYYTMDFDDIERKAKDEKVTLCVYCNPHNPSGRVWSEEELRKVGQICLDNGLWIISDEIHCDLLRTGLTHTPLAKLFPETDRIITCMAPSKTFNMAGLMFSNVIIPNDELRATWKQRHYPFENPLSIAAAQAAYLHGEEWLNQLKAYLDGNFEFTRQYLEEHLPKAVFKIPESTYLAWININAYVSKDVDLPLYFANNAGVLLEGGNMFVADSDGYIRLNLACPSSVLEEGLRRICELLNK from the coding sequence ATGAATTACAATTTTGATGAAATAGTTGAAAGAAGAGGCACAAACGCCATGAACACAGACGGATTCAGGGAGTATATTTTCCACGCCCCGCCAACTATGAAGTTTCCTTATGCGGATGATGAATTCATACGCATGTGGGTGGCAGACATGGAGTTTGCAACCCCGCCAGCAGTAGTTCAGGCAATTAAAGACAGGGCCGACAAGAGGATATTCGGCTATACAAAGGTTTTCGACCCGGAATACTATGAGGCGTTTTCATCATGGACACAGGACCGTTACGCTTGGACATTCCCCAAGGAGCATCTTGTAACATCAAACGGTATAATACCTGCCCTATTCGAACTTATAGGACACATCTGCAAGCCCGACGAGAAGATACTTATATTGACTCCTTCGTATGCCTATTTCAAATATGCGGCCGACTTCAACAGCATAGAAACAGTATGCTCTACCCTGCTGGAAAATGACGGCTACTATACTATGGATTTCGATGATATAGAGAGAAAGGCAAAGGACGAGAAGGTCACTCTGTGCGTATACTGCAATCCCCACAATCCTTCAGGGCGTGTATGGTCTGAGGAGGAGCTTAGAAAAGTCGGACAGATATGCCTGGACAACGGTCTTTGGATAATATCCGACGAGATACACTGCGATCTCCTTAGAACAGGGCTAACACATACGCCTCTAGCTAAGCTTTTCCCGGAAACAGACAGAATCATCACTTGCATGGCTCCAAGCAAGACATTCAATATGGCAGGGCTTATGTTCTCGAATGTCATTATACCTAACGACGAGCTTAGGGCCACCTGGAAACAGCGACACTATCCTTTTGAAAACCCTCTGAGCATCGCAGCGGCTCAGGCGGCATACCTGCATGGTGAAGAGTGGCTCAACCAGCTTAAGGCATATTTGGACGGTAACTTTGAATTCACAAGACAGTACCTTGAAGAACACCTGCCGAAGGCTGTCTTCAAAATTCCAGAGTCAACCTACCTGGCTTGGATCAATATAAACGCCTACGTTTCAAAAGATGTCGACCTGCCTCTTTACTTTGCAAACAACGCCGGAGTTCTTCTTGAGGGAGGCAACATGTTTGTTGCGGACTCCGACGGCTACATCAGACTCAACCTGGCCTGCCCAAGTTCAGTACTCGAAGAAGGGCTTAGGAGAATATGCGAGCTTTTGAACAAGTAA
- a CDS encoding helix-turn-helix domain-containing protein, producing the protein MEKINREIGRKIKNFRKGRGITVQVLANIISKSKSTVSKYENGEISIDVVTLYSIADALNIHVEQLLYIEPKTEKHLLKSEPSSFFRNSTRFYSYFYDGRSNGLVRCVIDVFPQEDPPFFKTVLYMNVKSYDNYEDCENTYWGYMEHYDVITTIVLRNQATPVERVVINILASFMDSHKKWGLMSGVSFRPFMPIALKMLFSKEPLAEGKELIQELKISKEDIRIMKIYNMLTVT; encoded by the coding sequence ATGGAAAAAATAAACCGAGAGATCGGCAGGAAAATCAAAAATTTCAGGAAGGGCAGGGGCATAACAGTACAGGTTCTGGCAAACATAATAAGCAAGAGCAAATCCACAGTTTCAAAATACGAGAACGGTGAAATATCAATAGATGTTGTTACGCTTTATAGCATTGCTGATGCCCTAAACATACACGTAGAACAGCTTCTCTACATCGAGCCTAAGACTGAAAAGCATTTGTTAAAATCGGAACCATCCTCATTTTTCAGAAATTCCACAAGATTTTATTCCTATTTTTATGACGGGAGGAGCAACGGACTCGTCAGGTGCGTCATAGACGTTTTTCCTCAGGAGGATCCTCCTTTTTTTAAGACGGTACTGTACATGAACGTAAAGAGCTATGACAATTACGAGGACTGCGAAAATACTTACTGGGGCTACATGGAGCATTATGATGTGATTACAACTATTGTGCTGAGAAATCAGGCCACGCCTGTTGAGCGAGTAGTCATTAACATACTAGCCTCTTTCATGGACTCCCATAAAAAGTGGGGGCTAATGTCGGGAGTTTCGTTCAGGCCATTCATGCCCATAGCTCTTAAAATGCTATTTTCGAAGGAGCCACTGGCGGAGGGGAAAGAGCTAATACAAGAGCTTAAGATTTCTAAGGAAGACATAAGGATAATGAAGATATACAATATGCTGACTGTAACATAG
- a CDS encoding pyridoxamine 5'-phosphate oxidase family protein, whose product MKNGEELIFLKEMRRKDREMDADFAYSIIDKSHFGTIATINEDGSPYCVPVSPARQGDRIYIHGACQGEKIENIKRRPQVCISFVGDVKVPPPFTREEFEKALEDPATFGRKVSGKFTTEYESAVAFGIATVVEEREEKILGLRLISEKYTPGNMPYFDAAIEVSLDRTCVIRIDITDIKGKRKKLADKKE is encoded by the coding sequence GTGAAAAATGGAGAGGAGCTGATATTTTTGAAAGAGATGAGAAGAAAGGACCGTGAAATGGACGCGGATTTTGCTTATTCCATAATAGACAAATCACACTTTGGAACTATAGCCACAATAAATGAGGATGGAAGTCCCTACTGCGTTCCTGTTTCGCCCGCAAGGCAGGGCGACAGGATATATATTCACGGAGCCTGCCAGGGAGAAAAGATAGAAAATATAAAGCGTAGGCCGCAGGTATGCATTTCATTTGTGGGAGACGTCAAGGTGCCGCCGCCTTTTACTAGAGAGGAGTTTGAAAAAGCTCTTGAGGATCCAGCAACATTTGGAAGGAAGGTGAGCGGAAAATTCACCACAGAATACGAGTCTGCCGTGGCTTTCGGAATTGCCACTGTTGTCGAAGAAAGGGAAGAGAAAATTCTAGGTCTGAGACTTATTTCTGAAAAATACACGCCGGGGAACATGCCTTATTTCGATGCCGCAATTGAAGTCAGTCTCGACAGGACGTGTGTAATTAGAATCGATATTACCGACATCAAGGGCAAGAGAAAGAAGCTTGCTGATAAGAAAGAATGA
- a CDS encoding phosphoribosylaminoimidazolesuccinocarboxamide synthase, translated as MDVIYRGKTKDVYDKGDGNYLLKFKDDVTGTDGVFDPGANTVGLSIEGAGKAGLKLTKFFFEKINDAGIPTHFVDADIENATMTVKPAEVFGKGLEVILRYRAVGSFFRRYGKYCNEGDKLDSYVEVTLKDDERNDPLITDEALEMLGIMSKEEYKVLADLTRKIGEIVKEEMAKKDLELYDIKFEFGRVGEDRHIALIDEISGGNMRAYRGDEYIEPLKLEQIMLA; from the coding sequence ATGGATGTTATTTACAGAGGAAAAACAAAGGATGTATACGATAAAGGCGACGGCAACTATCTTTTAAAGTTTAAGGATGATGTAACGGGTACGGACGGCGTATTCGATCCGGGAGCCAATACGGTAGGCCTGTCAATCGAAGGCGCAGGCAAGGCTGGCCTTAAGCTTACAAAATTTTTCTTTGAGAAAATAAACGATGCAGGAATTCCGACTCACTTTGTGGATGCTGACATTGAAAACGCTACTATGACGGTAAAGCCGGCGGAGGTTTTTGGAAAGGGATTAGAAGTCATTTTGAGATACAGGGCTGTAGGAAGCTTTTTCAGAAGATACGGTAAATACTGCAATGAGGGAGACAAGCTGGATTCTTACGTTGAGGTTACGCTAAAAGACGACGAAAGAAACGATCCTCTTATTACGGATGAAGCTCTTGAAATGCTAGGAATAATGAGCAAGGAAGAATACAAGGTATTGGCGGATCTCACTAGAAAGATAGGAGAAATAGTAAAGGAAGAAATGGCAAAGAAGGACCTTGAGCTGTACGACATAAAGTTTGAGTTCGGCCGTGTGGGAGAAGACAGACACATAGCTCTTATAGATGAAATTTCCGGAGGAAACATGAGAGCCTATCGCGGAGATGAGTATATCGAGCCTTTAAAACTAGAGCAAATAATGCTCGCATAA
- a CDS encoding DMT family transporter: MNFTNLSNRSKGIIFIILSAFGFAMMSAFIKLSGDLPSFQKTFFRNTVSLLAASISILNTKSNFFGKGANQKLLLLRSSFGTLGIISNYYAIDRLVLSDANMLNKLSPFFVIIFSWLFLKEKINKKQISAISIAFIGALFIIKPAFNSEVIPSMIAVLGAVFAASAYTCVRVLGNKENPNTIVFYFSFFSSIVTLPLMLVTYTPMSIVQLSYLILAGIFASIGQFGITYAYRFAPAKEISIFDYTNIIFSAIISLVLFGVLPDFLSVAGYIVIFLASFYMLMYNK; encoded by the coding sequence ATGAATTTTACTAATCTAAGCAACAGATCCAAAGGAATAATTTTCATAATACTGTCTGCCTTTGGATTTGCAATGATGTCAGCGTTTATCAAGCTGTCTGGGGATTTACCGTCTTTTCAAAAAACATTTTTCAGAAATACAGTATCACTTTTAGCCGCTTCAATATCTATTTTGAATACCAAGAGTAATTTTTTCGGAAAAGGAGCAAACCAAAAGTTATTATTGCTTAGATCTTCTTTTGGTACGCTAGGAATAATTTCTAATTATTATGCCATAGATAGATTAGTGCTATCAGACGCCAATATGCTGAATAAATTAAGTCCTTTTTTCGTAATAATATTTTCATGGCTATTTCTAAAGGAAAAAATAAACAAGAAACAAATATCAGCAATATCAATTGCTTTTATAGGAGCGTTGTTTATAATTAAGCCGGCCTTTAATTCTGAAGTTATACCATCAATGATTGCGGTATTAGGAGCAGTATTTGCAGCATCTGCTTACACCTGCGTTAGAGTTTTAGGCAATAAGGAAAATCCGAATACAATCGTGTTTTATTTTTCCTTTTTCTCTAGCATTGTAACATTGCCTCTAATGCTTGTAACATACACTCCTATGAGCATCGTTCAATTGAGTTATTTGATTTTGGCAGGAATTTTTGCAAGCATCGGACAATTCGGAATTACCTATGCTTATAGATTTGCACCCGCCAAGGAAATATCAATATTTGATTATACCAATATAATCTTTTCAGCCATAATAAGTTTGGTTCTTTTTGGCGTACTTCCCGATTTTTTAAGCGTAGCAGGGTACATTGTTATATTCTTGGCTTCTTTTTACATGCTCATGTACAACAAATAA
- a CDS encoding CarD family transcriptional regulator, whose product MFHINDYIMYGKTGVCQVTGIEKGKLIGNAEIEYYVLKPLSCDTTIKIPVNTTKVNMRPVVSKMEVLDFIDSMAEEDTVWIKDDRSRFKEFESKLNEGSCLEWMEIIKSIYIKERDKQSGRKSISPRDRDISKEAKRLLFEEFSLSLGIPKDDVESFIINRVSNF is encoded by the coding sequence ATGTTCCATATCAATGATTATATTATGTACGGAAAAACTGGTGTGTGCCAGGTGACTGGAATCGAAAAGGGCAAGCTAATAGGCAATGCGGAAATTGAATATTATGTGCTAAAGCCTTTAAGCTGCGACACGACAATAAAAATACCCGTGAATACCACAAAAGTAAATATGAGGCCAGTGGTATCAAAGATGGAAGTTCTTGATTTTATAGACTCAATGGCAGAAGAAGACACCGTATGGATCAAGGATGACAGGTCAAGGTTTAAGGAATTCGAGTCTAAGCTTAATGAAGGATCCTGTCTGGAGTGGATGGAGATAATCAAGTCTATTTACATAAAAGAGAGAGATAAACAAAGCGGAAGAAAGAGTATTTCTCCCAGAGACCGGGATATTTCAAAGGAGGCAAAGCGGCTTCTTTTTGAAGAATTTTCTCTGTCTCTTGGAATACCGAAGGATGATGTGGAGAGCTTTATAATCAACAGAGTATCTAATTTTTAA
- the istB gene encoding IS21-like element helper ATPase IstB produces the protein MGEINVKAQSISLYCKQLKLPTFCDYENMIRQMDTNMSYEDFLLALLRVENDQRQENNRKRRIKAAKYPYLKTLDEFDTSRLKHVKEPFIFELSECDYIDKHQNIVMIGNPGTGKTHLAISLGLKACTLGYSVKFYNAASLATELVEASEYKRLAKLEKQLSKVDLLILDELSYLSFNRHQSDLLFKVISDRSEKGSIIITTNLEFSRWTELFDNPIMVAALVDRITFRSYVLNMNGDSYRKDSNSK, from the coding sequence ATGGGTGAAATAAACGTGAAGGCACAGTCTATTTCTCTTTACTGCAAGCAGCTCAAGCTCCCTACCTTTTGTGATTATGAAAATATGATCCGTCAGATGGACACCAATATGAGCTATGAGGATTTCCTCCTTGCGCTACTAAGAGTTGAGAACGACCAGCGTCAGGAAAATAATCGCAAAAGGCGGATCAAAGCTGCAAAGTATCCATATTTGAAGACTCTTGATGAATTTGATACAAGCCGGCTTAAACATGTAAAAGAACCTTTTATTTTTGAGTTGTCTGAGTGCGACTACATAGACAAACATCAAAACATTGTAATGATAGGGAATCCCGGAACAGGCAAGACGCATCTTGCAATAAGCCTTGGCTTGAAAGCCTGCACCCTCGGATATTCCGTCAAGTTTTATAACGCCGCATCACTTGCAACTGAATTGGTCGAGGCCAGCGAGTACAAAAGGCTGGCAAAGCTTGAAAAACAGCTGTCTAAAGTTGATCTGCTAATACTAGATGAACTCTCATACCTAAGCTTTAACAGGCATCAGTCAGATCTGCTTTTCAAGGTAATCTCTGATCGATCCGAAAAAGGCAGCATCATAATAACCACAAATCTTGAATTCTCAAGATGGACAGAGCTTTTCGATAATCCAATAATGGTCGCAGCCCTAGTTGACAGAATAACATTCCGCTCCTATGTATTAAACATGAATGGCGATTCTTATCGAAAGGACAGCAACAGCAAATAA
- the istA gene encoding IS21 family transposase, protein MKGVIIDVDIYQKIREMSTIQGMSQRAIAKTLGISRNTVKKYCDGDSVPWERKEYNRKADILTDDVLKFILHCLEEDKSENINKQQHTARRIYQRLVTEKQFAGGESTVRLAVKRIKGNIPKSFIPLEFDPGEALQIDWGEATVYLDGIKNKINLFCARLCFSCAIFVMAFKHQNEESFLEGQQKAFEFFGGIPHKTIFDNAKVAVKEGFGQYAKIQNRYKAFSAHYAFQPLFCNIASGNEKGLVENLVGFSRRNFLVPVPRIKNLSELNSLLSEKCNEYKQHMIQGREGTVGMRLFQEASYFYSLPKYSFDTSKTAIAKVNEYSTVRFDKNNYSVPATLIGQEATIKAYGNEIRIHHKSAVVASYDRIYGPGGYTSYTLEHYMPLLGRKPRSVFNAKPVRQAIQRDLLNGGMKFPNANRDTVKLLRLCLDYGTDRIIGIKNQIPATVSPTIDLVRSYLDGPVSNGVISVATDISVDNVDLSAYDAKFKVAVNG, encoded by the coding sequence ATGAAAGGTGTGATCATTGACGTGGACATTTACCAAAAGATTAGAGAAATGAGTACAATCCAGGGTATGTCTCAAAGGGCTATCGCTAAAACGCTCGGCATATCTCGCAATACCGTCAAAAAATATTGTGACGGTGACAGCGTTCCATGGGAACGCAAAGAATACAATCGTAAGGCAGACATTCTGACTGACGATGTATTAAAGTTCATTCTTCATTGCCTTGAGGAAGACAAATCCGAAAATATAAACAAACAGCAGCATACTGCAAGGCGCATATATCAACGGCTTGTAACTGAAAAACAGTTTGCCGGCGGCGAGTCAACAGTAAGATTGGCTGTAAAAAGGATTAAAGGGAATATTCCCAAGTCATTTATCCCATTGGAATTCGATCCGGGGGAAGCTCTCCAAATTGATTGGGGAGAAGCCACCGTGTATCTTGACGGGATTAAAAACAAAATCAATCTCTTTTGTGCAAGGCTATGCTTCAGTTGCGCAATTTTCGTAATGGCATTCAAGCACCAGAACGAGGAATCCTTCTTGGAAGGTCAACAGAAGGCATTTGAATTCTTTGGCGGTATTCCTCATAAAACAATATTTGATAATGCTAAAGTTGCAGTAAAAGAAGGCTTTGGCCAATACGCAAAGATTCAAAACAGGTACAAGGCCTTTAGCGCCCATTATGCATTTCAACCGTTGTTTTGCAACATTGCAAGCGGAAATGAAAAGGGCCTGGTTGAAAACCTTGTAGGATTTTCAAGAAGAAACTTCCTGGTTCCTGTTCCAAGGATAAAAAACTTATCAGAGCTGAATAGTTTACTATCAGAAAAATGCAACGAGTATAAGCAGCATATGATACAAGGACGTGAGGGAACTGTCGGTATGCGGCTCTTTCAAGAAGCATCATACTTCTACTCACTTCCAAAATACAGTTTTGATACAAGCAAAACTGCGATTGCAAAAGTAAATGAATACTCCACAGTAAGGTTTGATAAAAACAATTATTCAGTTCCGGCAACACTGATAGGCCAGGAAGCCACAATAAAGGCCTATGGCAACGAAATCAGAATACATCACAAGTCTGCAGTCGTGGCATCCTATGACCGCATCTATGGTCCAGGGGGCTACACCAGCTATACTCTGGAGCACTACATGCCACTTCTGGGACGAAAGCCACGCTCCGTATTCAACGCCAAACCTGTAAGGCAGGCTATTCAGAGAGACCTGCTGAATGGGGGAATGAAATTCCCAAATGCAAACAGGGATACTGTCAAACTTCTTCGATTGTGCCTTGATTATGGCACTGACAGGATAATCGGCATTAAAAACCAAATACCTGCTACGGTAAGTCCCACAATCGACCTGGTACGAAGTTACTTGGATGGTCCTGTATCAAACGGCGTAATATCGGTTGCAACGGATATCTCAGTTGATAATGTGGACCTATCGGCTTATGATGCCAAATTCAAAGTGGCGGTGAACGGATAA
- a CDS encoding Ldh family oxidoreductase, whose product MIYHVLYYEELKHFCQEAFEGFGLSENDSAVIKDVLLLSDLYGIDSHGTNCIVMYHDLIKDGNIDIGAQPEIVMETPVSAVIDGKRGMEQLMACYAAETAIEKAKTSGIGFVTVRNSNHYGIAVGILKEML is encoded by the coding sequence ATGATTTATCATGTACTTTATTATGAAGAATTGAAACATTTCTGCCAAGAGGCTTTTGAAGGCTTTGGCTTAAGTGAAAATGACAGTGCTGTAATTAAAGATGTGCTGCTGCTATCTGACCTGTACGGCATAGATTCCCACGGTACAAACTGCATTGTGATGTATCACGATCTTATAAAGGACGGAAACATTGATATAGGCGCGCAGCCAGAGATAGTCATGGAAACTCCGGTTTCAGCCGTTATCGACGGCAAGAGAGGTATGGAACAGCTTATGGCATGCTATGCGGCTGAAACTGCGATTGAAAAGGCCAAGACTTCCGGCATAGGTTTTGTAACTGTGCGCAATTCGAACCACTATGGAATTGCGGTCGGCATACTTAAAGAAATGCTCTGA